One genomic segment of Pseudomonas chlororaphis subsp. aurantiaca includes these proteins:
- a CDS encoding ABC transporter permease — protein MSRAEPGSAALYHRLVVYLLFAILLLPLAGTLVYSIASSWSATILPSGFTFKWYIQLWSDPRFLHAFGQSLLVCVGALILSVVLILPLLFVVHYHFPRLDALMNILILLPFAVPPVVSSVGLLQLYGSGPFAMVGTPWILVGCYFTVALPFMYRAITNNLQAINLRDLMDAAQLLGASTWQAAFLVVLPNLRKGLMVALLLSFSFLFGEFVFANILVGTRYETLQVYLNNMRNSSGHFTSALVISYFFFVLVLTWAANILNKDKSQ, from the coding sequence ATGTCTCGCGCTGAACCCGGCTCCGCCGCCCTCTATCACCGGCTCGTGGTGTACCTGCTGTTCGCCATCCTCCTGCTGCCGCTGGCCGGGACCCTGGTCTACTCCATCGCCAGCAGCTGGTCGGCGACCATCCTGCCCAGCGGCTTTACCTTCAAGTGGTATATCCAGCTGTGGAGCGACCCGCGCTTCCTGCATGCCTTCGGCCAGTCGCTGCTGGTCTGCGTCGGCGCCCTGATCCTGTCGGTGGTGCTGATCCTGCCGCTGCTGTTCGTGGTGCACTACCACTTCCCACGGCTCGATGCGCTGATGAACATCCTGATCCTGCTGCCGTTCGCGGTGCCGCCGGTGGTGTCCTCGGTGGGCCTGCTGCAACTCTACGGTTCAGGGCCGTTCGCCATGGTCGGCACGCCGTGGATCCTCGTCGGCTGCTACTTCACCGTGGCCCTGCCCTTCATGTACCGGGCGATCACCAACAACCTGCAGGCGATCAACCTGCGCGACCTGATGGACGCTGCCCAGCTGCTGGGCGCCAGCACCTGGCAGGCGGCTTTCCTGGTGGTGCTGCCGAACCTGCGCAAGGGCCTGATGGTGGCCCTGTTGCTGTCGTTCTCGTTCCTGTTCGGCGAATTCGTGTTCGCCAACATCCTGGTGGGTACCCGCTACGAAACCTTGCAGGTCTACCTGAACAACATGCGCAACAGCAGCGGCCACTTCACCAGCGCGCTGGTGATTTCCTACTTCTTCTTTGTGCTGGTTCTGACCTGGGCCGCCAACATCTTGAACAAGGACAAAAGCCAATGA
- a CDS encoding ABC transporter permease translates to MPGVAEVKAFTRGKWLAILCLLPFALFFIVFQIAPLLWVLVNSLQSEEFGWGLANFNKIFSSKFYLQAIQYSLEISFWSSVFGIVIAILGSYSLRRVDSKLRNFVNAFANMTSNFAGVPLAFAFIILLGFNGSITIMLKQAGIIQDFNLYSKTGLIILYTYFQIPLGVLLLYPAFDALREDWRESAALLGASGWQFWRHIGLPVLTPALLGTFVILLANALGAYATVYALTTGNFNVLPIRIAAMVSGDISLDPNMASALAVVLVALMTLVTIVHQLLLKRSYHVSR, encoded by the coding sequence ATGCCGGGAGTTGCTGAAGTGAAGGCATTCACCCGCGGCAAATGGCTGGCAATCCTGTGCCTCTTGCCCTTTGCCCTGTTCTTCATCGTGTTCCAGATCGCCCCGCTGCTCTGGGTGCTGGTCAACAGCCTGCAATCGGAAGAATTCGGCTGGGGCCTGGCCAACTTCAACAAGATCTTCAGCTCGAAGTTCTATCTGCAGGCCATCCAGTACAGCCTGGAGATCAGCTTCTGGTCGAGCGTGTTCGGCATCGTCATCGCGATCCTCGGCAGCTACTCGCTGCGCCGGGTCGACTCGAAGCTGCGCAACTTCGTCAACGCCTTTGCCAACATGACCAGCAACTTCGCCGGCGTCCCCCTGGCATTCGCCTTCATCATCCTGCTGGGCTTCAACGGCAGCATCACCATCATGCTCAAGCAGGCGGGGATCATTCAGGACTTCAACCTGTACTCCAAGACCGGCCTGATCATCCTCTACACCTACTTCCAGATCCCCCTGGGCGTGCTGCTGCTCTACCCGGCCTTCGACGCCCTGCGCGAAGACTGGCGCGAGTCCGCGGCATTGCTCGGCGCCAGTGGCTGGCAGTTCTGGCGCCATATCGGCCTGCCGGTGCTGACCCCGGCGCTGCTGGGGACCTTCGTCATCCTGCTGGCCAACGCCCTGGGCGCCTATGCCACGGTCTATGCGCTGACCACCGGCAACTTCAACGTGCTGCCGATCCGCATCGCCGCCATGGTTTCCGGCGACATCTCCCTGGACCCGAACATGGCCAGCGCCCTGGCCGTGGTCCTGGTGGCGCTGATGACCCTGGTGACCATCGTCCATCAGTTGCTGTTGAAGAGGAGCTACCATGTCTCGCGCTGA
- a CDS encoding zinc-binding dehydrogenase, with protein MKALQGVEGHVEWVEEPSPTCDVGQVRIRVAAAGLNRADLLQRAGLYPPPPGASKVLGLECSGVISEVGPGSAWQVGDRVCALLAGGGMAEEVVVDARHVLPVPEGLSLAEAAALPEVYSTAWLNLFQLAALKPGEKVLLHAGASGVGSAAIQLCKAFGNPCWVSVGSADRLAYCEALGAQGGVVRTDGLEGLRDFGPFDVILDPVGANYAAHNVKLLALDGRWVLIGLMGGREAQVDLAQILGKRIQLLGSTLRSRDEQFKADLFSDLSQHVWPLFAEGRLSPQLAMTFPIKDAEAAFAELATNQVSGKLVLLIDETLA; from the coding sequence GTGAAAGCATTGCAAGGCGTTGAAGGTCATGTGGAGTGGGTTGAAGAGCCAAGTCCGACGTGCGACGTAGGACAAGTGCGAATCCGCGTGGCGGCCGCGGGGTTGAACCGGGCCGACCTGTTGCAACGGGCCGGGCTCTATCCGCCGCCACCGGGCGCCAGCAAGGTGCTGGGCCTGGAATGTTCGGGCGTGATCAGCGAGGTCGGCCCGGGTTCTGCGTGGCAGGTCGGCGATCGGGTCTGCGCGCTGCTGGCCGGGGGCGGCATGGCCGAGGAAGTGGTGGTCGATGCCCGTCATGTCCTGCCGGTGCCGGAAGGCCTGTCCCTGGCGGAAGCGGCGGCGCTGCCGGAGGTGTACAGCACCGCCTGGCTGAACCTGTTCCAGCTGGCGGCCCTCAAACCGGGGGAAAAGGTTTTGCTGCACGCTGGCGCCAGCGGCGTCGGTTCGGCCGCGATCCAGTTGTGCAAGGCGTTTGGCAACCCGTGCTGGGTCAGCGTCGGTTCCGCCGATCGCCTGGCCTACTGTGAGGCGCTGGGCGCCCAGGGCGGCGTGGTGCGCACCGATGGCCTGGAAGGCCTGCGGGACTTCGGGCCGTTCGATGTGATCCTGGATCCGGTCGGCGCCAACTATGCAGCGCACAACGTCAAGCTGCTGGCCCTGGACGGGCGCTGGGTGCTGATCGGGCTGATGGGCGGGCGCGAGGCCCAAGTGGACCTGGCGCAGATCCTTGGCAAGCGCATCCAGTTGCTGGGCTCGACCCTGCGCAGCCGCGACGAACAGTTCAAGGCCGATCTGTTCAGCGACCTCAGCCAGCATGTCTGGCCGCTGTTCGCCGAAGGGCGCCTGAGCCCGCAACTGGCCATGACCTTCCCGATCAAGGACGCCGAGGCGGCCTTTGCCGAGCTGGCGACCAACCAGGTGTCGGGCAAGCTGGTGCTGTTGATCGACGAGACGTTGGCATGA
- a CDS encoding ABC transporter ATP-binding protein, which yields MSFVSVQHLQKNYSGTPVFSDINCEIHKGEFVTLLGPSGCGKSTLLRCIAGLTPVDAGKILLDGHDIVPLSPQKRGIGMVFQSYALFPNMTVEQNVAFGLRMQKVNADESHKRVLEVLRLVELHDFASRYPHQLSGGQCQRVALARSLVTRPRLLLLDEPLSALDARIRKHLREQIRQIQRELGLTTIFVTHDQEEALTMSDRIFLMNQGKIVQSGDAETLYTAPVDVFAAGFIGNYNLLDAESASKLLQRPINGRIAIRPEAIELRKDGEPDAQIRSHSLLGNVIRYRVEARGVELVVDVLNRSPDDLHPDGQRLALSIDPAALCEVA from the coding sequence ATGAGCTTCGTCAGCGTCCAACACCTGCAGAAAAATTACAGTGGCACCCCGGTGTTCAGCGACATCAACTGCGAAATCCACAAGGGCGAATTCGTCACCCTGCTCGGCCCCTCCGGCTGCGGCAAGTCCACCCTGCTGCGCTGCATCGCCGGCCTGACCCCGGTGGACGCCGGCAAGATTCTCCTCGACGGCCACGACATCGTGCCGCTGAGCCCGCAGAAACGCGGGATCGGCATGGTGTTCCAGAGCTATGCGCTGTTCCCCAACATGACCGTGGAACAGAACGTGGCTTTCGGCCTGCGCATGCAGAAGGTCAACGCCGACGAGAGCCACAAGCGCGTGCTCGAAGTCCTGCGCCTGGTGGAACTGCACGACTTCGCCAGTCGTTATCCCCATCAACTGTCCGGGGGCCAGTGCCAGCGCGTGGCCCTGGCCCGCTCGCTGGTGACCCGCCCACGCCTGTTGCTGCTGGACGAGCCGCTGTCAGCGCTGGACGCAAGGATCCGCAAGCACCTGCGCGAGCAGATCCGGCAGATCCAGCGCGAACTGGGGCTGACCACGATTTTCGTCACCCATGACCAGGAAGAAGCCCTGACCATGTCCGACCGCATCTTCCTGATGAACCAGGGCAAGATCGTCCAGAGCGGTGACGCCGAGACGCTCTACACCGCACCGGTGGATGTGTTCGCCGCAGGCTTCATCGGCAACTACAACCTGCTGGACGCCGAAAGCGCCAGCAAGTTGCTGCAGCGACCGATCAACGGGCGTATCGCAATTCGCCCCGAGGCCATCGAACTGCGCAAGGACGGCGAACCCGACGCGCAGATCCGCAGCCACAGCCTGCTGGGCAACGTGATCCGCTACCGGGTCGAGGCCCGTGGCGTGGAGCTGGTGGTGGATGTATTGAACCGCTCGCCGGACGATCTGCACCCCGACGGTCAACGCCTGGCCCTTTCCATCGATCCCGCGGCCCTCTGTGAGGTAGCCTGA
- a CDS encoding HAD family hydrolase gives MALAIFDLDETLIHGDCATLWSEQMGRLGWVDSESFMRRNNELMDAYSHGKLAMEEFMAFSLEPMAGRTPEEVGHLVGPWVEDVIEPIIFSDACKAIAAHRKAGDRILVISASGTHLVQPIAERLGIDEVLGIELEVLHGVYSGNTLGTLTYREGKVTRLLEWLDAEEENLEGASFYSDSRNDLPLLLKVDYPHVVNPDPVLRDHAEKAGWPIHQWK, from the coding sequence ATGGCCCTGGCAATTTTTGATCTGGACGAGACCCTGATCCACGGCGACTGCGCCACCCTCTGGAGCGAACAGATGGGGCGCCTGGGCTGGGTCGACAGCGAGTCCTTCATGCGCCGTAACAATGAACTGATGGACGCCTACAGCCACGGCAAGCTGGCCATGGAGGAGTTCATGGCCTTCAGCCTGGAGCCGATGGCCGGCCGCACCCCGGAAGAGGTCGGGCACCTGGTCGGCCCCTGGGTCGAGGACGTGATCGAGCCGATCATTTTCAGCGACGCCTGCAAGGCCATCGCCGCACACCGCAAGGCCGGCGACCGGATCCTGGTGATCTCGGCCTCGGGCACTCATCTGGTCCAGCCCATTGCCGAACGCCTGGGCATCGATGAAGTCCTGGGGATCGAGCTGGAGGTGCTGCACGGGGTCTACAGCGGCAATACCCTGGGCACCCTGACCTACCGCGAAGGCAAGGTCACCCGCCTGCTGGAATGGCTGGATGCCGAAGAAGAAAACCTCGAAGGTGCGAGCTTCTATTCCGATTCGCGCAACGATTTGCCGTTGCTGCTGAAGGTCGACTATCCGCACGTGGTCAACCCGGACCCGGTGCTGCGCGATCACGCGGAAAAGGCCGGCTGGCCGATTCACCAGTGGAAATAA
- a CDS encoding carboxy terminal-processing peptidase encodes MKHLFPSTALALFIGLGLLPMSTNTFAANSWDKLQPDRDEVIASLNVVELLKRHHYSKPPLDDARSAIIYDSYLKLLDPSRSYFMASDIAEFDKWKTQFDDFLKSGDLNAGFIIYKRYLDRVKARLDFALAELGKGVDKLDFTTKESLLIDRKDAPWLKTTAELDDLWRKRVKDEVLRMKIAGKEPKQIQETLTKRYKNQLARLDQTRAEDIFQAYINTFAMSYDPHTNYLSPDNAENFDINMSLSLEGIGAVLQSDNDQVKVVRLVPAGPADKTKQVAPADKIIGVAQGDKEMVDVVGWRLDEVVKLIRGPKGSVVRLEIIPASNAPNDQTSKIVSITREAVKLEEQAAKKSILNLKQDGKDYKLGVIEIPAFYLDFKAFRAGDPDYKSTTRDVKKLLTELQKDKVDGVVIDLRNNGGGSLQEATELTSLFIDKGPTVLVRNADGRVDVLEDENPGAFYKGPMALLVNRLSASASEIFAGAMQDYHRALIIGGQTFGKGTVQTIQPLNHGELKLTLAKFYRVSGQSTQHQGVLPDIDYPSIIDTKEIGESALPEAMPWDTIRPAIKPAVDPFKPFLAQLKSEHDVRSAKDAEFVFIRDKLALAKKLMAEKNVSLNEAERRAQHADIEAKQLALENIRRKAKGEEPLKELKKEDEDAIAAADPDKTKPEDDAYLSETGRILLDYLKLNTAVAKH; translated from the coding sequence ATGAAGCATTTGTTCCCCAGCACCGCCCTCGCTCTTTTCATTGGTCTCGGTCTGCTGCCGATGTCGACCAATACGTTCGCAGCCAATAGCTGGGACAAACTTCAGCCGGATCGCGACGAGGTAATTGCCAGCCTCAATGTCGTCGAGCTGCTCAAGCGTCATCACTACAGCAAGCCACCGCTGGACGACGCGCGCTCGGCGATCATCTATGACAGCTACCTGAAGCTGCTGGACCCGTCGCGCAGCTACTTCATGGCCAGCGATATCGCGGAATTCGACAAGTGGAAAACCCAGTTCGACGACTTCCTGAAAAGCGGTGACCTGAACGCCGGCTTCATCATCTACAAGCGCTACCTGGATCGCGTCAAGGCGCGCCTGGACTTTGCCCTGGCCGAGCTGGGCAAAGGCGTCGACAAACTCGACTTCACCACCAAGGAATCCTTGCTGATCGATCGCAAGGACGCGCCTTGGCTCAAGACCACCGCGGAACTCGACGACCTGTGGCGCAAGCGCGTCAAGGACGAAGTCCTGCGCATGAAGATCGCAGGCAAGGAACCCAAGCAGATTCAGGAAACGCTGACCAAGCGCTACAAGAATCAGCTCGCTCGCCTGGACCAGACCCGTGCCGAAGATATCTTCCAGGCGTACATCAACACCTTCGCCATGTCCTACGACCCGCATACCAACTATCTATCGCCGGATAACGCGGAGAACTTCGACATCAACATGAGCCTGTCGCTGGAAGGCATCGGCGCCGTGCTGCAGAGCGACAACGACCAGGTCAAGGTCGTGCGCCTGGTGCCGGCCGGCCCGGCGGACAAGACCAAGCAGGTGGCTCCGGCGGACAAGATCATCGGCGTCGCCCAGGGCGACAAGGAAATGGTCGACGTGGTCGGCTGGCGCCTGGACGAAGTGGTCAAGCTGATCCGCGGTCCGAAAGGCTCGGTGGTGCGCCTGGAAATCATCCCGGCGAGCAACGCGCCGAACGACCAGACCAGCAAGATCGTCTCCATCACCCGCGAAGCAGTGAAGCTGGAGGAGCAGGCGGCGAAGAAATCGATCCTCAACCTCAAGCAGGACGGCAAGGACTACAAGCTCGGGGTGATCGAGATCCCGGCCTTCTACCTGGACTTCAAGGCCTTCCGTGCCGGCGATCCGGACTACAAGAGCACCACCCGTGACGTGAAGAAGCTGCTGACCGAGTTGCAGAAAGACAAGGTCGACGGCGTGGTCATCGATCTGCGCAACAACGGCGGCGGCTCCCTGCAGGAAGCCACCGAGCTGACCAGCCTGTTCATCGACAAGGGCCCTACCGTGCTGGTGCGTAACGCCGACGGCCGGGTCGACGTGCTCGAAGACGAAAACCCTGGCGCCTTCTACAAAGGGCCGATGGCGCTGCTGGTCAACCGCCTCTCGGCCTCGGCCTCGGAGATTTTCGCCGGTGCGATGCAGGACTATCACCGCGCGCTGATCATCGGTGGCCAGACCTTCGGCAAAGGCACCGTGCAGACCATCCAGCCGCTCAACCATGGCGAGCTGAAACTGACCCTGGCCAAGTTCTACCGGGTTTCCGGGCAGAGCACCCAGCATCAGGGCGTGCTGCCGGACATCGATTACCCGTCGATCATCGACACCAAGGAAATCGGCGAAAGCGCCCTGCCCGAAGCCATGCCGTGGGACACCATTCGTCCGGCCATCAAGCCGGCAGTGGATCCGTTCAAGCCTTTCCTCGCGCAGCTGAAATCCGAGCATGACGTACGCTCGGCCAAGGACGCCGAGTTCGTCTTCATCCGCGACAAGCTGGCCCTGGCCAAGAAGCTGATGGCGGAAAAAAACGTCAGCCTCAACGAGGCCGAGCGTCGGGCGCAGCACGCCGACATCGAGGCCAAGCAGCTGGCGCTGGAAAACATCCGCCGCAAGGCCAAGGGTGAAGAGCCGCTCAAGGAGCTGAAGAAAGAAGACGAGGACGCCATCGCGGCCGCCGATCCGGACAAGACCAAGCCGGAAGACGACGCTTACCTGAGCGAAACCGGGCGAATCCTCCTCGATTACCTGAAGCTCAACACCGCGGTAGCCAAGCACTGA
- a CDS encoding ABC transporter substrate-binding protein, with the protein MKQLFLASLLGSTIALCTAAMAADTDLKTLEAAAKAEGAVNSVGMPDDWANWKGTWEDLAKNYGLKHIDTDMSSAQEIAKFAAEKDNASADIGDVGAAFGPIAVKQGVVQPYKPSTWDQVPDWAKDKDGNWALAYTGTIAFIINKKLLHGSEAPKSWADLEKGKYKVSIGDVSTAAQAANGVLAAAIAKGGDEKNIQPALLMFAEIAKQGRLSLANPTIATMEKGEVEVGVVWDFNGLSYRNKMVNKDDYIVLIPSDGSVISGYTTIINKYAKHPNAAKLTREYIFSDAGQINLARGNARPIRAEHLTLPAEVQANLLPNEQYKKVTPIKDADAWEKTSKALPQKWQEEVIINMQ; encoded by the coding sequence ATGAAACAGCTTTTCCTGGCATCACTGTTAGGCTCGACCATCGCCCTGTGCACCGCCGCCATGGCCGCTGATACCGACTTGAAGACCCTGGAAGCCGCGGCGAAAGCCGAAGGCGCCGTCAACAGCGTCGGCATGCCCGACGACTGGGCCAACTGGAAAGGGACCTGGGAAGACCTGGCCAAGAACTACGGCCTCAAGCACATCGACACCGACATGAGCTCGGCCCAGGAGATCGCCAAGTTCGCCGCCGAGAAAGACAACGCCAGCGCCGACATCGGCGACGTGGGCGCGGCCTTCGGTCCGATCGCGGTCAAGCAGGGCGTGGTCCAGCCTTACAAGCCAAGCACCTGGGACCAGGTCCCGGACTGGGCCAAGGACAAGGATGGCAACTGGGCGCTGGCCTATACCGGCACCATCGCCTTCATCATCAACAAGAAGCTGCTGCACGGTTCCGAAGCGCCGAAAAGCTGGGCCGACCTGGAGAAAGGCAAATACAAGGTCTCCATCGGTGACGTGAGCACCGCCGCCCAGGCCGCCAACGGCGTGCTGGCCGCGGCCATCGCCAAGGGCGGCGATGAAAAGAACATCCAGCCGGCGCTGCTGATGTTCGCCGAGATCGCCAAGCAAGGGCGCCTGTCGCTGGCCAACCCGACCATCGCCACCATGGAAAAGGGTGAAGTGGAAGTCGGCGTGGTCTGGGACTTCAACGGCCTGAGCTACCGCAACAAGATGGTCAACAAGGACGACTATATCGTGCTGATCCCCTCGGACGGCTCGGTGATCTCCGGCTACACCACTATCATCAACAAATACGCCAAGCACCCGAACGCGGCCAAGCTGACCCGTGAATACATCTTCAGCGATGCCGGGCAGATCAACCTGGCACGCGGCAATGCGCGTCCGATCCGCGCCGAGCACCTGACCCTGCCCGCCGAAGTCCAGGCCAACCTGCTGCCCAACGAGCAGTACAAGAAAGTCACGCCGATCAAGGACGCCGATGCCTGGGAGAAGACCTCCAAGGCCCTGCCACAGAAATGGCAGGAAGAAGTGATCATCAACATGCAGTAA
- the phnR gene encoding phosphonate utilization transcriptional regulator PhnR: protein MREEAVKAVTAIGQVLQEQIDHGLLAPGSRLPAERKLSELFGTTRITVREALLQLEAQGQIYREERRGWFVSPPRLAYNLMQRSHFHAMVSAQGRVPSTEMISARLQPASAAVCAWLQLPALSSVIQIRRVRRIDERLVLYVEHYLNPQYFPGILEFDLNQSITELYARHYDLNYGRVRFEIVPTSLPVDAAAALKVSAGSPGLRIARVNYDQHQRLIDCDLEFWRHDAIHVGVDVV, encoded by the coding sequence ATGCGCGAAGAGGCAGTCAAGGCGGTGACAGCCATTGGGCAGGTCCTGCAGGAACAGATCGATCACGGGTTGTTGGCGCCCGGTAGCAGGCTGCCGGCCGAGCGCAAGCTCAGCGAGTTGTTCGGTACTACCCGGATTACCGTGCGCGAAGCCTTGTTGCAGTTGGAGGCCCAGGGCCAGATCTATCGCGAGGAGCGGCGTGGCTGGTTCGTCTCGCCACCGCGCCTGGCCTACAACCTGATGCAGCGCAGCCACTTTCACGCGATGGTCAGCGCCCAGGGGCGAGTGCCGTCGACCGAGATGATCTCGGCGCGTCTGCAACCGGCTTCAGCGGCGGTCTGTGCCTGGCTGCAACTGCCGGCGCTGTCCAGCGTGATCCAGATCCGTCGGGTACGGCGCATCGACGAGCGCCTGGTGCTGTATGTGGAGCACTACCTCAATCCGCAGTATTTTCCGGGCATCCTCGAGTTCGACCTGAACCAGTCGATCACCGAGCTGTACGCGCGGCACTACGACCTGAATTACGGCCGGGTGCGCTTCGAAATCGTGCCGACTTCATTGCCGGTGGACGCCGCGGCGGCGCTGAAGGTGTCGGCGGGCAGTCCGGGGCTGCGGATCGCCCGGGTCAATTACGACCAGCACCAGCGCCTGATCGACTGCGACCTGGAGTTCTGGCGCCACGATGCGATCCATGTCGGCGTCGATGTGGTCTGA
- a CDS encoding amidohydrolase, whose translation MQLSAIAQACLISVLALSSQVANAVDDSAMEQARQYIAEQAKALEPALLETRRDIHAHPELGNTEYRTAERVATQLRALGLEVKTGVARTGVVAVLKGALPGPTVALRADMDALPVKEVADLPFASKAKGRYLDKEVDVMHACGHDAHTAILLSTAKILSDMRERLPGTVVFYFQPAEEGPSDFVPDGKNTWGAKMMVQEDMMKSPKPDAVFGLHVWAGIPAGRIAYRPGPTLASSDDLRIRILGKQTHAGRPWDGIDPITVGAQIVVGLQTVISRRTDISSFPSVVSIGTINGGTRYNIIPESLDMTGTIRSYDYGIRQKLHSDVRQTVEKIAESGGAKAEVSIIEKYDPTINDPALTEKMLPSLRWAAKDDVVQGPLVGGAEDFSFYAKEAPGLFVFLGVTPRDQDMAKAAPNHNPGFFVDESALLVGVRTLASLTTDYLFAGVKP comes from the coding sequence ATGCAGCTATCCGCTATCGCCCAAGCCTGCCTGATCAGCGTCCTGGCCTTGTCCAGCCAGGTCGCCAACGCCGTCGACGACAGCGCCATGGAACAGGCCCGCCAGTACATCGCCGAACAGGCCAAGGCCCTGGAGCCGGCGCTGCTGGAAACCCGTCGCGATATCCACGCCCACCCGGAACTCGGCAACACCGAATACCGCACTGCTGAACGGGTGGCCACGCAATTGCGCGCCCTGGGCCTGGAGGTCAAGACCGGCGTCGCCCGCACCGGCGTGGTGGCGGTGCTCAAGGGCGCTCTGCCCGGCCCAACCGTGGCCCTGCGCGCCGACATGGATGCGCTGCCGGTCAAGGAAGTCGCGGACCTGCCGTTCGCCTCCAAGGCCAAGGGACGCTACCTGGACAAGGAAGTGGACGTCATGCACGCCTGCGGCCATGACGCCCACACCGCCATCCTGCTGAGCACGGCGAAAATCCTCAGCGACATGCGCGAGCGCCTGCCCGGCACCGTGGTGTTCTATTTCCAGCCCGCCGAAGAAGGCCCGAGCGATTTCGTCCCCGACGGCAAGAACACCTGGGGCGCGAAGATGATGGTGCAGGAAGACATGATGAAATCGCCCAAGCCGGACGCGGTGTTCGGCCTGCATGTCTGGGCCGGGATTCCGGCCGGGCGCATCGCCTATCGACCGGGCCCGACCCTGGCCAGCTCCGACGACCTGCGCATCAGGATCCTCGGCAAGCAAACGCACGCCGGCCGCCCCTGGGACGGCATCGACCCGATCACGGTCGGCGCCCAGATCGTCGTCGGGCTACAGACCGTGATCAGCCGCCGCACCGATATCTCGTCGTTTCCCTCGGTGGTCAGCATCGGCACCATCAACGGCGGCACGCGCTACAACATCATCCCCGAGTCGCTGGACATGACCGGCACCATCCGCTCCTACGACTACGGCATCCGTCAGAAGCTGCACAGCGATGTGCGCCAGACCGTGGAGAAGATCGCCGAAAGCGGTGGCGCCAAGGCCGAGGTGAGCATCATCGAGAAGTACGACCCGACCATCAACGACCCGGCCCTGACCGAGAAAATGCTGCCGAGCCTGCGCTGGGCGGCCAAGGACGATGTGGTGCAGGGCCCGTTGGTGGGAGGCGCGGAAGACTTTTCCTTCTATGCCAAGGAGGCGCCGGGGCTGTTCGTGTTCCTCGGCGTGACGCCGCGGGACCAGGACATGGCCAAGGCCGCGCCGAACCACAACCCGGGGTTCTTTGTCGATGAGTCGGCGCTGCTGGTGGGCGTGCGTACCCTGGCGTCATTGACCACCGATTACCTGTTCGCCGGGGTCAAACCCTAA
- a CDS encoding alkaline phosphatase family protein produces MPHNVILVVLDGLNHEVARHAMGHLQAYVGAGRAALYKLECELPALSRPLYECILTGVPPLDSGIVHNNVSRLSNQRSIFHYASAAGLSTAAAAYHWVSELYNRSPFEPARDRHTDNKKLPIQHGHFYWNDHYPDSHLFADAEHLRLRHAPNFLLVHPMNIDDAGHKHGLDSPQYRNSARSADILLADYLQGWLDASYQVLVTADHGMNNDRSHNGLLPEEREVPLFVLGDAFSFSPVATPDQTELCGTICELLGAPHDKPVCRELLK; encoded by the coding sequence ATGCCACACAACGTCATCCTTGTCGTGCTCGACGGCCTCAACCACGAGGTCGCCCGCCATGCCATGGGACACCTTCAGGCCTACGTCGGCGCAGGACGCGCAGCGCTGTACAAGCTGGAATGTGAACTGCCGGCCCTGTCCCGACCGCTCTACGAATGCATCCTGACCGGGGTGCCACCGCTGGACAGCGGCATCGTGCACAACAACGTCTCGCGCCTGTCCAACCAGCGCAGCATTTTCCACTATGCCAGCGCCGCCGGGCTCAGCACCGCCGCCGCGGCCTATCACTGGGTCAGCGAGCTGTACAACCGCTCACCGTTCGAGCCAGCCCGGGACCGGCATACCGACAACAAGAAGTTGCCGATCCAGCACGGGCATTTCTACTGGAACGACCACTACCCCGATTCCCACCTGTTCGCCGATGCCGAGCACCTGCGGCTGCGCCATGCGCCGAACTTTCTGCTGGTGCACCCGATGAACATCGACGACGCCGGGCACAAGCACGGCCTCGATAGCCCGCAATACCGCAACAGCGCACGCTCGGCCGACATCCTCCTCGCCGACTACCTGCAGGGCTGGCTCGACGCCAGCTACCAGGTGCTGGTGACCGCCGACCACGGCATGAACAACGACCGTTCCCACAACGGCCTGCTGCCCGAGGAGCGGGAAGTGCCGCTGTTCGTCCTCGGCGATGCGTTCAGCTTCAGCCCCGTCGCCACCCCGGATCAGACCGAGCTGTGCGGCACCATCTGCGAATTGCTCGGCGCGCCCCACGACAAACCTGTATGCCGGGAGTTGCTGAAGTGA